Proteins from one bacterium genomic window:
- the udk gene encoding uridine kinase yields the protein MRKPLTIGVAGGTGSGKSTVARNILELAGPEQVAYLCHDSYYFDHSDLSLEERAKVNYDHPSSLDNALFAEHIRQLQKGFPIETPIYNFSTHARAAETRTIMPRRVILVEGILIFASPEIRRLLDIRVFVDTDADIRFIRRLSRDINDRGRSPNSVIDQYLATVRPMHMEFVEPSKKHANIVVPEGGMNEVAIDILNTKIQSVLKKATGQLALN from the coding sequence ATGCGAAAGCCTCTCACCATCGGCGTCGCCGGCGGCACCGGCTCGGGCAAATCGACGGTCGCCCGCAACATCCTCGAGCTGGCGGGCCCCGAGCAAGTGGCTTACCTCTGCCACGACAGCTACTACTTCGACCACAGCGATCTGTCGCTCGAAGAGCGGGCCAAGGTCAACTATGACCACCCGAGCTCGCTGGACAACGCCCTGTTCGCCGAGCACATCCGCCAGCTCCAGAAGGGCTTCCCCATCGAGACGCCCATCTACAACTTCAGCACCCATGCGCGGGCGGCCGAGACCCGCACGATCATGCCGCGCCGGGTCATCCTGGTCGAAGGGATCTTGATCTTCGCGAGCCCCGAGATCCGCAGGCTGCTGGACATCCGAGTCTTCGTGGACACGGATGCGGACATCCGCTTCATCCGCCGCCTGAGCCGCGACATCAACGACCGCGGGCGCTCGCCCAACTCGGTCATCGACCAGTACCTGGCAACCGTGCGCCCCATGCACATGGAGTTTGTGGAGCCCAGCAAGAAGCACGCGAACATCGTCGTGCCCGAGGGCGGCATGAACGAGGTGGCGATCGATATCCTCAACACCAAGATCCAGTCGGTGCTCAAGAAGGCTACTGGCCAGCTCGCGCTGAACTAA
- a CDS encoding site-specific DNA-methyltransferase — MKTDLATIAHRDCIDFLRGLPAESIDVITTDPAYSGMNQHLKLGRGRIVGRYGDEADPRWFREVMDDPAVYGTFLAECARVLKPDRHLYLMFDSFSLLTLGSLVREHFAVKNLIVWDKRAIGMGHYFRRRHEHVLFATKGSRKLLRRDIPDVWVFNRLTRAKYPTQKPVELFETMLAGSAEPGFVVCDPFVGSGSAAIAALRRGCRFVGADIAERAVAFARDRVESFLATGVDPAQAPQKERPPYLGPLKEMGEA; from the coding sequence ATGAAGACCGACCTCGCAACGATCGCCCATCGTGACTGCATCGACTTCCTGCGCGGCCTCCCCGCCGAGTCGATTGACGTGATCACGACCGATCCGGCCTATTCAGGCATGAACCAGCACCTCAAGCTGGGCCGGGGGCGGATCGTGGGGCGCTACGGCGACGAGGCCGACCCACGCTGGTTCCGCGAGGTCATGGATGATCCGGCGGTCTACGGCACCTTCTTGGCCGAGTGCGCCCGGGTTCTCAAGCCCGACCGCCACCTCTACCTGATGTTCGATAGCTTCTCCCTGCTCACCCTGGGGTCGCTGGTCCGCGAGCACTTCGCCGTCAAGAACCTCATCGTCTGGGACAAGCGCGCCATCGGCATGGGGCACTACTTCCGCCGGCGGCACGAGCACGTCCTCTTTGCGACCAAAGGGAGCCGCAAGCTCCTGCGCCGCGACATCCCCGACGTGTGGGTCTTCAATCGCCTGACGCGGGCCAAGTACCCGACCCAGAAGCCGGTCGAGCTGTTCGAGACCATGCTCGCAGGCTCCGCCGAGCCGGGCTTCGTGGTCTGCGACCCCTTCGTGGGCAGCGGGTCGGCGGCGATCGCCGCCCTGCGGCGCGGCTGCCGGTTCGTGGGCGCCGACATCGCCGAGCGGGCCGTAGCCTTTGCTCGCGACCGGGTGGAAAGCTTCCTTGCAACCGGCGTCGACCCGGCCCAAGCGCCGCAAAAAGAGCGGCCCCCATATCTGGGACCGCTCAAGGAGATGGGCGAGGCTTAG
- the def gene encoding peptide deformylase — protein MRGEVGGKTMAAMALTYMGNPVLREVAEPVRKVNAEIKKLVAQMFETMALENGIGLAAPQVGVNKRVIVLDLSHEGIKPFALINPEIIKASGSDTADEGCLSIPGVYLPVCRPSKIKIRARDLNDRQVIMEASELLARAIQHEIDHLDGKLFVDMVEDKEALERELVDFNARMGGKIVGEAKSPEAVLK, from the coding sequence ATGAGAGGCGAGGTAGGGGGCAAGACGATGGCTGCAATGGCGCTTACGTACATGGGGAACCCCGTGCTCCGCGAGGTGGCAGAGCCGGTCCGCAAGGTCAACGCCGAGATCAAGAAGCTCGTGGCGCAGATGTTCGAGACCATGGCCCTCGAGAACGGCATCGGGCTCGCGGCGCCCCAGGTGGGCGTCAACAAGCGGGTCATCGTGCTGGACCTCAGCCATGAGGGCATCAAGCCCTTCGCGCTGATCAACCCCGAGATCATCAAGGCGTCGGGTTCGGATACCGCCGACGAAGGCTGCCTGAGCATTCCCGGCGTCTACCTGCCCGTTTGCCGTCCCTCCAAGATCAAGATCCGCGCCCGCGACCTGAACGACCGTCAGGTCATCATGGAGGCGAGCGAACTGCTCGCCCGTGCCATCCAGCACGAGATCGATCACCTGGACGGCAAGCTGTTCGTCGACATGGTCGAGGACAAGGAAGCCTTGGAGCGCGAGCTGGTCGACTTCAACGCCCGGATGGGCGGCAAGATCGTCGGCGAGGCCAAGTCCCCCGAAGCGGTGCTCAAGTAG
- a CDS encoding ester cyclase — translation MEHRDRLERTTGMGAGATLLAPERLLQHKALVRRYVEEVWNRQKLSKAREMLAPTYVYHCGATQCDYPGYGGLEEVLARTQAAFPDRRAEIVEMVAEQDLVSLRFKLSATFQGAFLGIRPTGQRLVFSALGGYRVVDGKIADEWGQDNLAYLLLRGDSPTA, via the coding sequence ATGGAGCACCGAGACAGATTGGAACGCACGACTGGGATGGGGGCGGGCGCGACGCTGCTGGCTCCTGAGCGCCTGCTCCAGCACAAGGCCCTCGTTCGCCGCTATGTCGAGGAGGTCTGGAACCGCCAGAAGCTGAGCAAGGCGCGAGAGATGCTCGCGCCGACCTACGTCTACCACTGTGGGGCGACCCAGTGCGACTATCCGGGCTACGGCGGTCTCGAAGAGGTGCTTGCGCGAACCCAGGCGGCCTTCCCGGATCGCCGCGCCGAGATCGTCGAGATGGTCGCCGAGCAGGATCTGGTCTCGCTCCGCTTCAAGCTGAGCGCAACCTTCCAGGGGGCATTCCTCGGCATTCGCCCGACGGGGCAACGGTTGGTGTTTTCGGCGCTCGGAGGCTACCGGGTGGTGGACGGCAAGATCGCCGATGAGTGGGGCCAAGACAACCTGGCCTATCTCTTGCTGCGCGGCGATTCGCCCACCGCCTGA